The following proteins are encoded in a genomic region of Fervidobacterium pennivorans DSM 9078:
- a CDS encoding ABC transporter ATP-binding protein has protein sequence MAENDFVLVAKDLKKYYPSVKAVDGVSIELKKGEIISILGPNGAGKTTTVEMLEGLRKPDSGRIVYFGKYEKITDEVKERIGVCLQENFFFEELTVLETIRLYASLYSTKVDFEEIIDTFQLREKLNARIKHLSGGQKQRLAVALAFLNNPDIIFLDEPTVGLDPQARRHLWDVILKYKKEGKSIILTTHYMEEAHQLSDRVYIMDHGKIIAQGTPQELISSSGLNSVIEFPKQYADKINFEGMMITGEYAYISVADPIPVIEKLLAVNVRNFVLRHPTLEDVFLKLTGRKID, from the coding sequence GTGGCAGAAAATGATTTTGTGCTCGTAGCTAAAGACCTTAAAAAATATTATCCCTCGGTAAAAGCCGTAGATGGAGTTTCGATAGAACTAAAGAAAGGAGAAATCATTTCTATACTTGGACCAAATGGAGCGGGTAAGACAACGACAGTTGAAATGCTCGAAGGCCTGAGGAAACCCGATAGTGGTCGAATAGTTTACTTTGGAAAATACGAAAAAATAACGGATGAAGTAAAAGAGAGAATAGGTGTCTGTCTACAGGAAAATTTCTTTTTCGAAGAACTCACCGTACTTGAGACCATTAGATTGTACGCGTCTCTTTACAGCACAAAAGTGGATTTCGAAGAGATAATTGACACATTTCAGTTACGTGAAAAACTAAATGCAAGAATCAAACATCTCTCTGGTGGGCAAAAGCAAAGATTAGCAGTTGCACTGGCATTTTTGAATAATCCCGATATCATCTTTTTAGACGAACCAACGGTGGGCTTGGACCCACAGGCAAGAAGACACCTTTGGGATGTGATTCTAAAATACAAAAAGGAAGGAAAATCGATAATTCTTACAACCCATTATATGGAGGAAGCGCACCAACTATCCGATAGAGTATATATCATGGACCACGGAAAGATTATTGCTCAGGGAACACCCCAGGAACTCATTTCATCCTCAGGATTGAACTCTGTTATCGAATTCCCAAAACAGTATGCAGACAAGATTAATTTCGAAGGGATGATGATTACAGGAGAATATGCATACATCTCCGTAGCAGACCCAATACCTGTTATCGAAAAACTTCTGGCAGTCAACGTCAGAAACTTTGTACTTAGACATCCTACACTGGAGGATGTATTTCTTAAACTCACAGGACGTAAAATTGACTAA
- a CDS encoding ABC transporter permease translates to MKPTKTSSLIELFISLFKQFFLRSKESVFWLVIFPTILFLILTTIFGNVEENVELKVKILGESKMLENIFSDIKQFKAEFIIFASDAEKSSKLKELDNELRPGKIHAFVVLPENFDSEFSIATILQKTKFQRKVLVNIYYVPIRQESKLAGDILSSVFNSLGTREEVSVETYKLSEGEFEYNEFIYPGVIGMAILSVFIFGFMSEVEYLYRRGMLRRFYTTPINIINILIFTALVNMIELILGISVLSLFANLKGVDVGKYLPSMVLHVSIACVLLTLLSLNVLIFSKNKPSRIFVLGQIYFQVQMFAGGFYFPLKFANPVVKNFARFLPLTYTVDALRLPKHLNGFEKGHILVPIIYILLLGVNLLIFSKRLKVAEQ, encoded by the coding sequence ATGAAACCTACAAAAACAAGTAGTTTGATTGAACTATTTATTTCTTTGTTTAAGCAATTTTTCTTAAGGTCGAAAGAATCAGTTTTTTGGTTGGTAATATTCCCAACGATATTGTTTTTGATTCTAACAACAATCTTTGGAAATGTTGAGGAAAATGTGGAGCTAAAAGTCAAAATTCTTGGAGAAAGTAAAATGTTAGAAAACATATTCAGTGACATCAAACAATTCAAGGCTGAATTCATAATCTTTGCAAGCGATGCCGAAAAATCCTCCAAGTTGAAAGAGTTAGATAACGAGTTGCGTCCTGGAAAAATCCATGCTTTTGTAGTGCTTCCAGAAAACTTTGATTCAGAATTTTCAATAGCAACAATTCTTCAAAAGACGAAATTCCAGCGAAAAGTATTGGTTAACATCTATTATGTTCCTATAAGACAGGAGTCAAAACTTGCTGGGGACATCTTATCAAGCGTTTTTAATTCCCTTGGAACAAGGGAAGAAGTTTCTGTTGAAACATACAAACTGTCCGAAGGTGAGTTTGAATACAACGAATTTATCTATCCTGGTGTTATCGGAATGGCGATACTATCTGTATTCATTTTTGGTTTTATGAGCGAAGTCGAATACCTTTACAGAAGGGGAATGTTGCGCAGATTCTACACTACGCCAATTAACATCATCAATATTCTTATTTTCACAGCTCTTGTTAACATGATTGAACTGATTTTAGGTATATCGGTTCTAAGTTTATTTGCAAATTTAAAAGGCGTTGACGTTGGTAAGTACTTACCTTCAATGGTTTTACACGTTTCAATAGCTTGTGTTCTACTAACGTTGTTAAGTCTGAATGTCTTGATTTTTTCTAAGAACAAACCTTCCAGAATCTTCGTTTTAGGACAAATATACTTCCAAGTTCAGATGTTTGCAGGGGGTTTTTACTTCCCTCTGAAGTTTGCAAATCCAGTAGTTAAAAACTTCGCCCGTTTCTTACCTCTAACGTATACCGTTGATGCCTTACGCTTGCCAAAACACTTAAATGGTTTCGAGAAAGGACACATTCTCGTTCCGATAATATACATATTGCTCCTAGGGGTTAATCTGTTAATATTCTCAAAAAGGCTAAAGGTTGCTGAACAATGA